One part of the Paraburkholderia flagellata genome encodes these proteins:
- a CDS encoding glycosyltransferase, producing the protein MKILHLVSTVDPRSGGPIEGVRQSGLAMTALGHQIEVASLDPIDAPYVREFPLPLHALGPGRGHYGYNPGYVPWLRANARRFDAAIVHGLWQYHGFGAWRALRHAQVPYYVYTHGMLDPWFKATYPAKHLKKWAYWPWADFRVLRDAAAVIFTTDEERLLARESFWLYRANERVVPFGTNPPNEDPDTLREAFLQQSPHLRNKRIVLFLGRLHPKKGCDVLVHAFAEHARQTPDAHLLMGGPDSSNWQPALQAIAQSHGIAHRISWPGMLQGNLKWGAFFASDVFALPSHQENFGVAVAEALACGLPALVSDKVGVWREIDEDGAGFVAPDTVAGTQRNFASWRALDERARDAMRAQARRTFDARFAMDGMVRSLLTLLQEHPSHAGARFRPERPMSTMAQGEPVEQTE; encoded by the coding sequence ATGAAAATCCTGCACCTCGTATCCACGGTCGACCCCCGTTCGGGCGGCCCGATTGAAGGCGTGCGCCAGAGCGGTCTCGCGATGACGGCGCTCGGTCACCAGATCGAAGTGGCCTCGCTCGACCCGATCGACGCGCCTTATGTGCGCGAATTTCCGCTCCCGCTCCACGCCTTGGGCCCGGGCCGCGGACACTACGGATACAACCCCGGCTACGTGCCGTGGCTGCGCGCGAACGCGAGGCGCTTCGACGCGGCGATCGTGCACGGACTCTGGCAATACCATGGCTTCGGCGCGTGGCGCGCGCTGCGCCACGCCCAGGTGCCGTATTACGTGTACACGCACGGCATGCTCGATCCGTGGTTCAAGGCGACCTATCCGGCCAAGCATCTGAAGAAATGGGCTTACTGGCCGTGGGCCGATTTTCGCGTGCTGCGCGACGCCGCCGCCGTGATCTTCACGACCGACGAAGAACGCCTGCTCGCGCGCGAATCGTTCTGGCTTTACCGCGCGAACGAGCGCGTCGTGCCGTTCGGGACCAATCCACCCAACGAGGACCCGGACACGTTGCGCGAAGCCTTCCTGCAACAGTCGCCGCATCTGCGCAACAAGCGCATCGTGCTGTTCCTCGGGCGTCTGCACCCGAAGAAGGGTTGCGACGTGCTGGTTCACGCGTTCGCCGAACATGCGCGCCAAACGCCGGATGCGCATCTGTTGATGGGCGGCCCCGACAGCAGCAACTGGCAGCCCGCGCTGCAAGCGATAGCGCAGTCACACGGCATCGCGCACCGCATCAGCTGGCCTGGCATGCTGCAGGGCAACCTCAAGTGGGGCGCGTTTTTCGCCAGCGACGTGTTCGCGCTGCCATCGCATCAGGAGAACTTCGGCGTTGCCGTGGCGGAGGCGCTGGCGTGTGGGCTGCCCGCGCTGGTCTCCGACAAGGTGGGCGTATGGCGCGAGATCGATGAGGATGGCGCGGGTTTCGTCGCACCCGACACGGTCGCCGGCACGCAGCGGAACTTCGCGTCATGGCGCGCGCTTGACGAACGCGCACGCGACGCGATGCGCGCGCAGGCACGGCGCACGTTTGACGCGCGCTTCGCGATGGACGGCATGGTGCGCTCGCTGCTCACCTTGTTGCAGGAACATCCGTCGCACGCGGGCGCAAGATTTCGCCCAGAGCGCCCGATGAGCACCATGGCGCAGGGCGAGCCCGTGGAGCAAACCGAATAA
- a CDS encoding sulfite exporter TauE/SafE family protein, protein MRNKHAALWLWVCLVPLAFDYKAPDSQFGHGAQWLAVIPALAGALILAMIGPRFARPSRLRSFVTGALVASLVGSLIAQLLQHNPVGQYLRVMLPFLLFVLGYWAMCRPWHPIRVMQMQRALYYSNVLCLVFTFFFGLLAVGGPLSDIRFRIVSPTMLALQAMLLHQFIVARRFNMSMVVVFLATLVVELLSVTRSLLIATVLLAMFAAWLASPSFSHLIKSFFRTGIALSFVVALGVGTAWLFPSITEHWTQRVTAAQNSESDRDPTTVTRIAEMRDQYDQVTESVESVLFGKGYGHLYRYSPIYFQYVNQTFSKDDYFNTSDWVAGHNFWVYQLYAEGIVFGGCMPLAVIVALIVAGRAFRRWRRIAPRHPMLMPLSMALLVLAALPGASIGGNPLGTRFSGLVYGLALGLIVALYSQLHYRIDLQRKRQRLHPSYGREPAFRPTAPAAAPVPLTTYATPEPR, encoded by the coding sequence ATGCGAAACAAACATGCTGCTCTGTGGCTCTGGGTGTGCCTTGTGCCTCTCGCTTTCGACTATAAGGCCCCGGACTCCCAGTTCGGCCACGGCGCGCAATGGCTGGCCGTCATTCCGGCCCTGGCTGGCGCGCTCATTCTTGCGATGATCGGCCCGCGCTTCGCGCGTCCGAGCCGGTTGCGCTCGTTCGTCACGGGCGCGCTCGTGGCGAGCCTCGTCGGCAGCCTCATTGCGCAATTGCTGCAGCACAACCCGGTTGGCCAGTACCTGCGCGTGATGCTGCCCTTCCTGCTGTTCGTGCTCGGCTACTGGGCCATGTGCCGCCCGTGGCACCCCATTCGCGTCATGCAGATGCAGCGCGCGCTTTATTACTCGAACGTGCTGTGTCTCGTGTTCACGTTCTTTTTCGGCTTGCTGGCCGTAGGCGGACCGCTCTCCGACATCCGTTTCCGCATCGTCTCGCCGACCATGCTCGCGCTGCAGGCCATGCTGCTGCACCAGTTCATCGTCGCCCGGCGCTTCAACATGTCGATGGTAGTCGTGTTCCTTGCCACGCTCGTCGTCGAATTGTTGAGCGTCACGCGTAGCCTGCTGATCGCGACCGTCCTGCTCGCCATGTTCGCGGCGTGGCTCGCCTCGCCGTCGTTCAGCCATCTGATCAAATCGTTCTTCCGCACGGGTATCGCGCTTTCATTCGTCGTGGCACTGGGCGTGGGGACAGCGTGGCTCTTCCCGTCCATCACCGAACACTGGACGCAGCGCGTGACGGCCGCGCAAAACTCGGAGTCCGACCGCGATCCGACCACCGTCACGCGTATTGCGGAAATGCGCGACCAGTACGATCAGGTCACCGAATCGGTGGAGTCGGTCCTGTTCGGCAAGGGTTACGGCCACCTCTATCGCTACTCGCCCATTTACTTCCAGTACGTGAACCAGACGTTCAGCAAGGACGATTACTTCAACACCAGCGACTGGGTGGCGGGCCACAACTTCTGGGTGTATCAGCTCTACGCCGAAGGTATCGTGTTCGGCGGCTGCATGCCGCTCGCGGTGATCGTCGCGCTCATCGTCGCGGGACGCGCATTCAGGCGATGGCGCCGCATTGCGCCGCGCCACCCGATGCTCATGCCGCTCAGCATGGCGCTGCTCGTGCTCGCCGCACTGCCGGGCGCGTCGATCGGCGGCAATCCGCTTGGCACGCGCTTCTCGGGCCTCGTGTACGGCCTCGCGCTCGGCCTCATCGTCGCACTGTATTCGCAGCTTCATTACCGCATTGACCTGCAACGCAAGCGCCAGCGCCTGCACCCGTCCTACGGGCGCGAGCCTGCCTTCCGACCCACGGCGCCCGCGGCGGCGCCGGTGCCGCTCACCACGTATGCGACCCCGGAGCCCCGATGA
- a CDS encoding acyltransferase family protein: MKLLDGVRPSTKGRSVELDFVRGIAIFVVMGYHFHTVRTGHPWVSVIEYPLKSFGHEGVNLFFTLSGFLVGGLLLRQYSQTGHIGARRFIVRRLFKIWPAYYALIFFHLLAGRHRPDTFLWQNLTHMQNYFGTSIAQTWSLAVEEHFYLFLPALLILLAHFRLRANALIAVMAGLCAIVLSARCIAVSHGDLVGAFNYTQYRMDSLLIGVILATIYWMKPEVWRMLVAKKRWLLGAVGLLFAWLIFATPDVALDESVGYTIQAIGFCALIMLVLEHSGRLRTTWAYRGLAWLGLYSYGIYLWHSLALAPGDYLIHKASALGVPPLAAWPVVIVAQFFIAAVLGYLTTRAVEFPFLRLRDAMFPDKRGAVVAERPNASAADNKIEGVA; encoded by the coding sequence ATGAAGCTACTAGACGGAGTGAGACCGTCGACGAAAGGGCGTTCCGTCGAACTCGACTTCGTGCGTGGCATCGCGATCTTTGTCGTGATGGGCTACCACTTCCATACGGTGCGCACGGGCCATCCGTGGGTGAGTGTGATCGAGTACCCGCTGAAAAGCTTCGGCCACGAAGGCGTGAACCTGTTCTTCACACTAAGCGGTTTCCTCGTGGGCGGCCTGCTGCTGCGCCAGTACTCGCAAACGGGCCACATCGGCGCGCGCCGTTTTATCGTGCGGCGGCTCTTCAAGATCTGGCCTGCGTACTACGCGCTGATTTTCTTTCACCTGCTGGCGGGCCGCCATCGGCCCGATACGTTCCTCTGGCAGAACCTCACTCACATGCAGAATTATTTCGGCACCTCCATTGCGCAAACGTGGAGCCTCGCTGTCGAAGAGCACTTCTATCTGTTCCTGCCCGCACTGCTGATCCTGCTCGCACATTTCCGGTTGCGCGCGAATGCGCTGATCGCCGTGATGGCGGGCCTGTGCGCGATCGTCTTGAGCGCGCGTTGCATCGCGGTATCGCACGGCGATCTCGTCGGGGCGTTCAACTACACGCAGTACCGCATGGACAGCCTGCTGATCGGCGTGATACTCGCGACCATCTACTGGATGAAGCCCGAAGTCTGGCGCATGCTCGTCGCGAAGAAGCGCTGGCTGTTGGGCGCGGTGGGGCTGCTTTTCGCCTGGCTCATCTTCGCAACGCCCGATGTCGCGCTGGACGAGAGCGTTGGCTACACGATCCAGGCCATCGGCTTTTGCGCGCTCATCATGCTCGTGCTCGAACATTCGGGCAGATTGCGCACGACGTGGGCGTATCGCGGGCTTGCCTGGCTCGGGTTGTACTCGTACGGCATCTACCTTTGGCATTCGCTCGCGCTCGCGCCCGGCGACTATCTGATCCACAAGGCGAGCGCGCTCGGCGTGCCGCCGCTCGCCGCCTGGCCTGTCGTGATCGTCGCGCAGTTCTTCATCGCTGCGGTGCTGGGCTATCTCACCACGCGCGCCGTCGAGTTCCCGTTCCTGCGGCTGCGCGACGCGATGTTCCCCGACAAGCGCGGGGCCGTTGTTGCCGAGCGCCCCAACGCGAGCGCGGCGGACAACAAGATCGAAGGCGTTGCGTGA
- a CDS encoding glycosyltransferase: MENVSIARYRNADPKTPDAALSDAEADTLVMSEPPGVRASASGDWIAIIEPNFTGHRWRYVEWIAQACVEARHRCLVVTDTEYADHPLAQRIMREARPDLRLVLLDLHTVPPGPHFAASVYMRFRNFYARAFRQISKTTPVRLVVAPYADYFFYTLAGFDSPFGETPWIAIVMGMTFHHAGIGLRTPRRRFVDVAKSALFRRAMRSRGLRELFTIDPTLPDWFASTKPQRAAPLSYLADPFPEIEGMDPRLARAQLKLDAHTRYLLVYGAIGERKGIRELMLALEQKPDAPRLVIAGQQDDETRAFIDQHAPRLASAPVIFNQFISDEMERELFSACDAVWLGYKQHYGMSGVLVQAYRFGKPVVASADGLIGWYCRDGALGPLLDDLEPATIAHALDALAQRWREGSDAPQPAGEHILSSNTLAQFKHTLQAAMA, translated from the coding sequence ATGGAAAACGTGTCGATCGCCAGATATCGCAATGCCGACCCCAAGACCCCGGACGCCGCACTGTCCGACGCCGAGGCCGACACGCTCGTGATGTCCGAGCCACCCGGCGTGCGCGCATCGGCGAGCGGCGACTGGATCGCCATCATCGAGCCGAACTTCACAGGCCACCGCTGGCGCTACGTCGAGTGGATCGCACAGGCGTGCGTGGAAGCCCGGCACCGCTGCCTCGTCGTCACCGATACGGAGTACGCGGACCATCCGCTCGCGCAACGCATCATGCGCGAGGCGCGGCCCGATCTGCGCCTCGTGCTGCTCGACCTGCACACTGTTCCGCCCGGCCCGCATTTCGCCGCGAGCGTGTACATGCGCTTTCGCAACTTCTATGCGCGCGCCTTCCGGCAGATCAGCAAAACGACGCCCGTGCGGCTCGTCGTGGCGCCCTATGCCGACTACTTCTTCTACACGCTCGCGGGATTCGACTCGCCATTCGGCGAGACACCGTGGATTGCCATCGTGATGGGCATGACGTTTCATCACGCGGGCATCGGCTTGCGCACGCCGCGCCGGCGCTTCGTCGACGTGGCCAAGTCGGCGCTGTTTCGCCGCGCCATGCGCTCGCGCGGGTTGCGCGAACTCTTCACGATCGACCCGACGCTGCCCGACTGGTTCGCGTCCACGAAGCCCCAGCGCGCCGCGCCGCTCAGCTATCTGGCCGACCCCTTTCCCGAAATCGAGGGCATGGATCCGCGGCTCGCGCGCGCGCAACTGAAGCTCGACGCGCATACGCGCTATCTGCTCGTGTACGGCGCGATAGGAGAACGCAAGGGCATTCGCGAACTGATGCTCGCACTCGAGCAAAAGCCCGACGCGCCGCGCCTCGTCATCGCCGGCCAGCAGGATGACGAAACGCGCGCGTTCATCGACCAACACGCACCGCGACTCGCGAGCGCGCCGGTGATCTTCAACCAGTTCATCTCCGACGAGATGGAGCGCGAACTCTTCTCCGCCTGCGACGCCGTGTGGCTGGGCTACAAGCAGCACTACGGCATGAGCGGCGTGCTCGTGCAGGCGTACCGCTTCGGCAAGCCCGTGGTGGCCAGCGCCGATGGCCTGATTGGCTGGTATTGCCGCGACGGCGCGCTCGGCCCGCTTCTCGACGACCTGGAGCCTGCCACGATCGCGCACGCGCTCGATGCCCTCGCGCAGCGCTGGCGCGAAGGTTCGGACGCCCCGCAGCCCGCGGGAGAGCACATCCTTTCGAGCAACACGCTCGCACAGTTCAAGCACACGCTGCAAGCCGCGATGGCGTGA
- a CDS encoding oligosaccharide flippase family protein: MRAMRLPAIPIKAGFGPGAATWVLLQQVVVRGLVAVKFLVIGRILGPSAIGLASVALLAVAIAEALSDTGLAQAVIQGQSPPTRAEAGAVWTTLATRGLLIGVLLVASAPLMDAQFHLGGAIGLVQLAALLPLLRGLASPAYFITQRERHFQHIAAIEVSSAFLDCGFGIGLALAGAGPYSLLLGMMIGEAFKSVVTWIALSPRPPIRLRWSGIGHYVGFSRWIWASSVIILITNQFDKVVVGKLLGPTQLGAWQMSSKLAQMLLADAALAMSQYLFPTFAAHHRGGAQSAARLFRLYLMVAVAGLACVVIVLRFAAEPLFSLVLGAAWLSAVPLFRIFVINMAISALNSVLASYLRAVGDARAVTVASLLQVVTLIVSVPPSLHLFGVTGVAWSMTFGLASCAAWMLYRVSRQK; the protein is encoded by the coding sequence TTGCGCGCCATGCGGCTGCCAGCAATACCGATCAAGGCCGGCTTCGGACCCGGCGCGGCGACCTGGGTGCTGTTGCAGCAGGTCGTCGTGCGCGGCCTCGTGGCCGTCAAGTTCCTCGTGATCGGGCGCATTCTCGGGCCGTCCGCAATCGGTCTTGCGAGCGTCGCGCTGCTCGCGGTTGCGATTGCCGAAGCGCTCTCCGACACCGGGCTCGCGCAAGCCGTGATCCAGGGCCAGTCGCCGCCAACGCGCGCGGAGGCCGGCGCCGTCTGGACCACGCTCGCCACGCGGGGCTTGCTCATCGGCGTGCTGCTCGTCGCGAGCGCGCCGCTCATGGACGCGCAGTTCCACCTCGGCGGCGCCATCGGGCTCGTGCAGCTTGCTGCGCTGCTGCCGCTCTTGCGCGGACTCGCTTCGCCCGCGTATTTCATCACGCAGCGCGAGCGCCACTTCCAGCATATTGCGGCGATCGAAGTCTCGTCTGCGTTTCTCGACTGCGGCTTCGGCATTGGGCTCGCGCTCGCAGGTGCGGGTCCGTACTCGCTGCTGCTCGGCATGATGATCGGCGAGGCCTTCAAGAGCGTCGTGACGTGGATCGCGCTCTCGCCGCGTCCGCCGATCCGGCTGCGCTGGTCGGGCATCGGCCATTACGTGGGTTTCAGCCGCTGGATCTGGGCGAGCAGCGTGATCATCCTCATCACCAACCAGTTCGACAAGGTGGTGGTGGGCAAACTGCTCGGGCCGACACAACTGGGCGCCTGGCAGATGTCCTCGAAGCTCGCGCAGATGCTGCTCGCCGACGCCGCGCTCGCCATGTCACAGTATCTGTTTCCCACGTTCGCCGCGCATCATCGCGGCGGCGCGCAATCGGCCGCGCGCCTGTTCCGGCTGTATCTGATGGTGGCCGTGGCGGGGCTGGCGTGCGTGGTGATCGTGCTGCGCTTCGCCGCCGAGCCGCTCTTCTCGCTCGTGCTCGGCGCGGCGTGGCTGTCGGCCGTGCCGCTCTTTCGCATCTTCGTCATCAACATGGCGATCAGCGCGTTGAATTCGGTGCTTGCCTCGTATCTGCGCGCCGTTGGCGACGCGCGTGCCGTCACCGTTGCGTCGCTGCTTCAGGTCGTGACGCTCATCGTTTCCGTGCCGCCTTCGTTGCATCTGTTTGGCGTGACGGGCGTGGCATGGTCGATGACCTTCGGGCTGGCCTCGTGCGCGGCCTGGATGCTGTATCGCGTCTCGCGGCAGAAATAA
- a CDS encoding glycosyltransferase, which produces MEHEIISPGTTVCDTESGARLKRPVVFYVQPLIARYRIEVIESLNRLFSVKVFACSEGVEANGFSREKPACDEFVETHIASFAGLPSRRIRMQSRVLSRIVFEHPDAVLIFADVRYLSLWLALLAGRVMRVPVLIHGQGLYRHESAGFMRTVCYRLAVALAVRYVCYTEASRRSLIGIGCPPAKLVVANNALTVSCGVEPDTKTGAESGVLFIGRLREGSEIEPLIDVVGQLHGEGNDITLHVIGDGEHGERLKRKYSDRSYVVWYGAVFDDDAIATISRLCRVGCYPGSAGLSVVHMFALSLPPIVHDRLPLHMGPEPGYVEDGRTGFFFGRDGGAEALAATLRRIWSMPPDEMRAAAAAAHAVYCQLNSPTLGHQLAEIVEAALRA; this is translated from the coding sequence GTGGAACACGAGATCATCTCTCCAGGCACAACGGTTTGCGATACCGAATCCGGTGCGCGGCTCAAACGCCCAGTGGTCTTCTACGTGCAGCCGTTGATCGCGCGCTATCGCATCGAAGTCATCGAGTCGCTCAACCGTCTTTTCTCCGTCAAGGTATTCGCGTGCTCCGAGGGCGTGGAAGCCAACGGCTTTTCGCGCGAGAAACCCGCCTGCGACGAATTCGTCGAAACGCATATCGCGAGTTTCGCGGGCCTGCCCTCGCGGCGTATCCGCATGCAAAGCCGCGTGCTGAGCCGTATCGTTTTCGAACATCCCGATGCCGTCCTGATCTTTGCAGACGTGCGCTATCTCTCGCTGTGGCTTGCGCTCCTCGCCGGGCGCGTGATGCGCGTGCCCGTATTGATTCACGGCCAGGGGCTCTACCGGCACGAGTCCGCGGGATTCATGCGCACGGTCTGCTACCGCCTCGCAGTCGCGCTCGCCGTGCGCTACGTCTGCTACACCGAAGCTTCGCGGCGCTCGCTCATCGGCATCGGCTGCCCGCCCGCGAAGCTCGTCGTCGCGAACAACGCGCTCACGGTCTCGTGCGGTGTGGAGCCCGACACCAAGACAGGCGCCGAGAGCGGCGTCCTCTTCATTGGCAGGCTGCGCGAAGGTTCGGAGATCGAACCGCTCATCGACGTGGTCGGCCAGCTCCATGGCGAAGGCAACGACATCACGCTCCACGTGATTGGCGACGGCGAACATGGCGAGCGCCTGAAGCGCAAATACAGCGATCGCAGCTACGTGGTCTGGTATGGCGCGGTGTTCGACGACGACGCAATCGCGACCATCAGCCGGCTCTGCCGCGTGGGCTGCTATCCGGGCTCGGCGGGCTTGAGCGTCGTGCACATGTTTGCGTTGAGCCTGCCGCCCATCGTGCACGACCGGCTGCCGCTGCACATGGGCCCGGAGCCGGGCTACGTCGAGGATGGCCGCACCGGCTTTTTCTTCGGCCGCGACGGTGGAGCAGAAGCGCTTGCCGCCACGCTGCGGCGCATCTGGTCCATGCCGCCCGACGAAATGCGCGCAGCCGCCGCCGCCGCGCATGCGGTGTATTGCCAGCTCAACTCGCCTACGCTAGGCCATCAGCTCGCCGAGATCGTCGAAGCGGCGCTGCGCGCTTGA